The following proteins are co-located in the Paludibaculum fermentans genome:
- a CDS encoding RHS repeat-associated core domain-containing protein encodes MQCSRRARARAGLALSGVPVKLVISGAHAGQQTAVTDISGYASFTYQGTKAGVADQLQAQVQYGHDWLVSPALIVNWNSLPNHAPVVTAGEDQTATWPNTIQLTGTATDDGLPTGGTMTVTWSKVSGPGTVTFVTPNRPVTTAGFSEPGTYQLKLSATDGALTSEATVNILVNPPAAVSGGWILSPAFDGKVTGQAPVTLVAGITLQSGVLTMWPASDENSVTTLNASTVGTGPLATIDATLLPNGEYWLRLQAVNSTGAAQVSLVRFYATGEYKPGRVTATVTDFTVPLAGLPIQIQRTYDSLERQFKGDFGYGWKLGVNALRFEVGPSSDVTLTINGQRKTFYFTPEGSIFAWYTPKYTGKPGFYGSLTSTGDTCSGVLLRTGNQWICGLADDTYKSTGWKYTDPAGREYTIAADKTLTSLKDLNGNTLTIAADGITSSAGNLKVALVRDLQGRITKITDPLGKQYLYGYNTTGELTSVTYPSLATPSGYTYDPGHLLKTETDPRGNVAGTTIYDAAGRLQSVTDAAGNTTQYAYDIPNRKTTITNPDSGVEEVISDANGNVLSRKDGLNRVTTYTYDTKNNLITETNALNQTTTNTYDANGFKTSVKNALNETSSAVFNAYGGPTSITDPLNFTQSATYDATYNINTISDALGQVAQFSWNSHGQPLTTKDARGNTSQYQYDAYGNRTSYTDPEGHTTLTAYNSFGQKLSETDARGNTTTYTYDDLGHMLTTTNADSKVTTYEYDANGNKTAEVDALSRRTTFEYDAKNRLTKTTYPDLTYSETTYDFRDKPLTVRDQGGRITKNVYDQAGQLTSVTHAFGTADAAKVSYAYDDAGRKLTETDERSNTTTSAYDAAGRVLSVTNALGKVTSFTYDAAGRKKTQTDANTHTTTYDYDGRGRLVTTTYPDTKTVTHTYDGLGVRLTTTDQENRTTTWTYDKASRLKQVTDALSQVTTYSYDAAGNKISQTDANSHTTTYEYDKLNRRTKRTLPLGQSETFIYDAVGNMATRKDFNGNTTTFGYDSLNRLLSKTPDASFSSSPITFTYTTTGKRLSMVDWSGTTGYTYDNRDRLLTRATPQGTLTYTWHPNSLVASVFSSNVNGVSVGYEYDAANRLQTVTDNRLTNSTSYAYDDAGNLLSFTYPNGVIHTFTYDTTDRPTNLAVTKGGVTLASYAQTFSDAGRKLTMNENGTRLVNYAYDNIYRLLSETVGADSLVYTLDPVGNRLNRTSTIPSLPTVGSTYDKNDRLTSDTYDANGNTLASGGNGYGYDFEDRLTRFNGGEVTMLYDGDGNRVARTEGGVTTRYLVDELTPTGYAQVAEEVQMGAVVRRYAHGAQRVSQTQPINGQWVTHYYGYDGLWGSVRQLTDSSGSVSDNYSYDAYGNQVSQGGGTPNLFRYRGEERDSSFNLYRLRARWYDPKVSAFLTSDTFEGYQNLPISLHKYLFAESDPVNKIDPSGHGAFVDTAQMSDEAVRRIRDYAAILTVVGLACVHECGDNRGRWQAQGSDMDDPGAGKAISWMLPLPPPKVVGQLQLTALMSRLSDREVANRLDAYANAMDFIARVVGGIGPTKASFPFRERRQMQRYWDNKRKDCRAGDCRIDLEVNHGRAFIF; translated from the coding sequence GTGCAATGCAGCCGCAGAGCAAGAGCACGAGCCGGACTCGCCCTCAGCGGCGTACCGGTGAAGCTCGTCATCTCCGGTGCGCACGCTGGCCAACAAACCGCGGTCACCGACATCAGCGGCTATGCCAGCTTCACCTACCAGGGAACCAAGGCCGGCGTCGCGGATCAACTTCAGGCGCAGGTTCAGTACGGGCACGACTGGCTGGTCTCGCCTGCCCTCATCGTGAACTGGAACAGCCTGCCGAACCATGCGCCGGTCGTGACTGCCGGCGAGGATCAGACAGCCACCTGGCCCAACACCATCCAGTTGACGGGCACCGCCACCGACGACGGACTACCCACCGGCGGCACTATGACCGTCACCTGGTCGAAGGTCAGCGGACCCGGTACCGTCACCTTCGTTACGCCCAACCGGCCCGTCACCACAGCGGGCTTCAGTGAACCGGGCACCTACCAATTGAAACTGTCCGCGACCGACGGAGCACTGACCTCCGAAGCGACCGTCAACATCCTGGTGAATCCGCCGGCCGCTGTCTCCGGAGGCTGGATCCTCAGCCCGGCCTTCGACGGCAAAGTGACCGGCCAGGCGCCGGTGACCCTGGTGGCCGGCATCACGCTGCAAAGCGGTGTGCTGACCATGTGGCCGGCGTCGGACGAGAATTCGGTCACGACTTTGAATGCGAGCACCGTGGGCACAGGCCCGCTGGCGACCATCGACGCCACGCTCCTGCCCAACGGCGAGTACTGGCTCCGCCTGCAGGCCGTGAACTCCACGGGCGCCGCGCAGGTGAGCCTGGTGCGGTTCTATGCGACCGGTGAATACAAGCCCGGCCGTGTCACCGCGACCGTCACCGACTTCACAGTCCCGTTGGCGGGCCTGCCCATTCAGATCCAGCGCACCTACGACAGCCTGGAGCGCCAGTTCAAAGGCGACTTCGGCTACGGCTGGAAGTTGGGTGTGAATGCGTTGCGGTTCGAGGTGGGTCCCAGCAGCGATGTGACGCTCACCATCAACGGGCAGCGCAAGACGTTCTACTTCACACCGGAAGGCTCGATCTTCGCCTGGTACACGCCGAAGTACACCGGCAAACCGGGCTTCTATGGCAGCCTGACTTCGACCGGCGATACCTGCAGCGGCGTACTGCTGCGGACCGGGAATCAATGGATCTGCGGTCTGGCCGATGACACTTACAAGTCCACGGGCTGGAAGTACACGGATCCGGCGGGCCGGGAATACACGATCGCCGCCGACAAAACGCTGACGTCGCTGAAGGATCTGAACGGCAACACGCTCACGATCGCCGCCGACGGCATCACGTCTTCGGCCGGGAACCTGAAGGTGGCGCTCGTGCGCGACCTGCAGGGGCGGATCACGAAGATCACCGACCCCCTGGGCAAACAGTACCTGTACGGCTACAACACGACGGGCGAGTTGACCAGTGTCACTTACCCATCGCTAGCGACGCCGTCAGGCTACACCTACGATCCGGGCCATCTTTTAAAGACCGAAACCGACCCGCGAGGCAATGTGGCGGGGACAACGATCTACGACGCGGCGGGCCGCCTGCAGTCGGTAACAGATGCGGCGGGCAACACAACGCAGTACGCCTACGACATCCCCAACCGCAAGACCACGATCACCAATCCGGACTCGGGTGTGGAAGAAGTGATCAGCGATGCGAACGGCAACGTCTTGAGCCGCAAGGACGGGCTCAATCGCGTCACCACGTATACCTACGACACGAAGAACAATCTAATAACCGAGACCAACGCGCTCAACCAGACCACCACGAACACCTACGATGCCAACGGCTTCAAGACCTCGGTCAAGAATGCACTGAACGAGACGTCCAGTGCGGTATTCAACGCCTACGGCGGACCGACATCAATCACGGATCCGCTGAACTTCACGCAGAGCGCGACGTACGACGCAACCTACAACATCAACACGATCAGCGATGCCCTCGGCCAGGTGGCGCAGTTCTCGTGGAACTCGCACGGACAGCCGCTGACGACGAAGGATGCTCGGGGAAACACGAGCCAGTATCAATATGACGCCTATGGCAACCGGACCAGCTACACGGATCCGGAGGGCCACACGACGCTGACAGCGTACAACTCGTTCGGGCAGAAGCTGAGCGAGACAGACGCGCGCGGCAATACGACGACGTACACCTACGACGACCTCGGCCATATGCTGACGACGACGAACGCCGACAGCAAGGTGACGACGTACGAGTACGATGCCAACGGCAACAAGACGGCCGAGGTGGATGCGCTGAGCCGGCGGACAACGTTTGAATATGACGCGAAGAACAGGCTGACAAAGACGACATATCCGGATCTGACGTACTCGGAGACCACGTACGACTTCCGTGACAAACCGCTCACGGTGCGGGATCAGGGTGGACGGATCACGAAGAACGTCTACGACCAGGCGGGTCAGCTCACCAGCGTGACCCATGCGTTCGGAACGGCCGATGCCGCGAAAGTGAGCTACGCCTATGATGATGCGGGCCGCAAGCTGACCGAGACGGACGAGCGGAGCAATACAACTACGTCTGCCTATGACGCGGCGGGCCGGGTGCTCTCGGTGACCAATGCGCTCGGCAAGGTGACGAGCTTCACCTACGACGCGGCGGGCCGGAAGAAAACGCAGACCGATGCGAACACTCACACGACGACTTATGACTACGATGGCCGTGGCCGTCTTGTCACGACGACGTACCCCGACACGAAAACCGTCACGCACACCTACGATGGCTTGGGCGTGAGGTTGACCACCACGGATCAGGAGAATCGCACCACCACCTGGACGTACGACAAGGCGAGCCGGCTGAAGCAGGTGACGGATGCGCTGAGTCAGGTGACCACCTACAGCTACGACGCGGCGGGCAACAAGATCAGCCAGACCGACGCCAATAGCCATACAACGACCTACGAGTACGACAAGCTGAACCGGCGAACGAAGCGGACGCTGCCGCTGGGCCAGTCGGAGACCTTTATCTACGATGCCGTGGGCAACATGGCGACGCGGAAAGACTTCAACGGGAACACGACGACGTTCGGGTACGACTCGTTGAACCGGCTGCTGTCAAAGACACCGGACGCGAGCTTCTCCTCTTCGCCGATCACGTTCACCTACACGACGACGGGCAAGCGGTTGTCGATGGTGGACTGGAGTGGGACTACTGGCTATACGTACGACAATCGCGACCGCCTCTTGACAAGGGCAACGCCACAGGGAACGCTGACCTACACTTGGCATCCGAATAGTCTGGTGGCCTCTGTGTTCTCATCGAATGTCAACGGGGTGAGCGTGGGGTATGAGTATGACGCGGCGAACAGGCTCCAGACTGTGACGGACAACCGGTTGACCAACTCGACGAGTTACGCGTATGACGATGCTGGGAACCTGCTGTCGTTCACGTATCCTAATGGCGTGATCCATACGTTCACCTACGACACGACGGACCGGCCGACGAATTTGGCAGTAACCAAGGGCGGCGTGACGCTGGCGAGCTACGCTCAGACGTTCAGCGATGCGGGTCGGAAGCTGACAATGAATGAGAACGGTACTCGATTGGTCAACTACGCCTACGACAACATCTACCGGTTGTTGTCGGAGACGGTTGGGGCCGACTCGCTGGTTTACACGCTTGACCCGGTGGGGAACCGGCTGAATCGGACCTCGACGATTCCAAGCTTGCCGACCGTGGGTAGCACGTATGACAAGAATGACCGACTGACGAGCGACACGTACGACGCCAACGGGAACACGCTGGCGAGCGGTGGGAACGGTTACGGCTACGACTTCGAGGATCGTCTGACGCGATTCAATGGTGGCGAGGTGACGATGCTCTATGACGGAGATGGGAATCGGGTCGCTCGCACGGAGGGAGGCGTGACGACACGGTATCTCGTGGATGAGTTGACGCCAACGGGGTATGCGCAGGTGGCCGAGGAGGTGCAGATGGGTGCAGTCGTGCGGCGGTATGCGCATGGGGCGCAACGGGTCAGCCAAACGCAGCCGATCAACGGCCAGTGGGTGACTCATTACTATGGGTATGATGGCCTTTGGGGATCAGTTCGTCAGTTAACTGATAGTAGTGGCTCAGTTTCGGACAACTATTCCTATGATGCTTATGGAAATCAGGTAAGTCAAGGTGGGGGGACGCCGAACCTATTTCGTTATCGCGGAGAGGAGCGAGACTCATCGTTCAATCTATATCGCCTTCGCGCCCGGTGGTACGATCCGAAAGTAAGCGCATTTCTTACGTCGGACACCTTTGAAGGGTATCAAAATTTGCCGATTTCGCTTCACAAGTATCTCTTTGCTGAGTCTGACCCTGTCAATAAGATCGATCCATCGGGTCATGGTGCATTTGTTGATACAGCGCAAATGAGTGACGAGGCTGTGAGGAGGATTCGAGATTATGCTGCAATATTGACGGTGGTCGGCCTGGCCTGTGTCCACGAATGTGGCGACAATCGCGGGCGATGGCAAGCTCAAGGTTCTGACATGGATGACCCTGGAGCTGGGAAGGCAATAAGCTGGATGCTTCCATTGCCGCCACCGAAAGTAGTCGGACAGCTTCAGCTCACAGCTCTGATGTCCCGCCTTAGCGATCGAGAGGTCGCTAACAGACTGGATGCCTATGCGAACGCCATGGATTTTATTGCTCGTGTGGTCGGTGGCATCGGCCCAACCAAGGCATCATTTCCATTTCGAGAGCGTCGGCAGATGCAGCGATATTGGGATAACAAACGAAAAGACTGCAGGGCGGGGGATTGTCGAATCGATCTTGAAGTTAACCATGGCAGAGCCTTTATTTTCTGA